One stretch of Arachis hypogaea cultivar Tifrunner chromosome 20, arahy.Tifrunner.gnm2.J5K5, whole genome shotgun sequence DNA includes these proteins:
- the LOC112786347 gene encoding uncharacterized protein: protein MLRVAAAVGIPVKVDWATKLAERGRYARACVQIDLGLPVTKKILVEGVEYEVEYESLHLICGSCLKFGHDMKVCKTDSNAGGGTNAKVTSDVAKQPESSNSKNPVHVEKASFYFGKNLGDEIVNVTVPNLVESDLHAVHVDYAQHEDLEGWTQVIRKGKYKMGQKPSLSTHQVQPKVKKTPNKATNTWTRPNHQRTTHATGSKVKLSKGINIGKRVTVASSGTRHNVHHQQQGETTNGTVQKRPRPNSLQNSPVDKDGASTAGMVQVSTEKIGLQLESPLKAGSSKTGTSSWNVRSASNKMARVHCKNLLGFHCVGIEEAVGHRSGIWFLSSIANASCVVIDQIDQCITVKVSVGHNRPWMVVGDFNEIVAPDESTGAYFSSHRASLLATTLDDCELFDLKVTGRRYTWYRAVQAGRDLAKRLDRDIVNEAWMTMFPEGYSEILSRLHSDHCPILVHCHGSPRVKGSRPFRFQAAWATHPSYKHVISKAWNQEFGGVTERLKMVQQASLDFNSKIFGNIFVRKNKLEYHIDQIQRPLEVTNVLSLRIKEAELREDYNRLLLQEELFWYQKSREQWVKYGDRNTKFFHLQTLVRRNHNRVHGLYVRDGSWSTDPDILQEEALSFYKNLFGTTEEVEVDCLGDVPMPTLSIETCARLIDPVSFAEVKSAVFSMSPFKAPGPDGFQAYFFKEYWEIVGTEIWNIVRSAFWESS from the exons ATGCTCCGTGTTGCGGCTGCAGTTGGCATTCCCGTTAAGGTTGATTGGGCAACAAAATTAGCTGAAAGAGGACGATATGCTCGAGCCTGTGTTCAGATAGATTTAGGATTGCCAGTGACTAAGAAGATTCTTGTTGAAGGTGTTGAATATGAGGTTGAATATGAAAGTCTTCACCTTATTTGTGGCTCTTGTCTCAAGTTTGGTCATGATATGAAGGTGTGCAAGACTGACAGCAATGCAGGAGGAGGAACTAATGCCAAGGTGACCAGCGATGTAGCAAAGCAGCCAGaaagctcaaattcaaaaaaTCCAGTACATGTGGAAAAGGCAAGTTTTTATTTTGGCAAGAATCTTGGAGATGAGATTGTAAATGTTACTGTCCCGAATTTGGTGGAGAGTGATTTGCATGCTGTTCATGTAGACTATGCACAACATGAGGATTTGGAAGGTTGGACTCAAGTGATTAGGAAAGGAAAGTATAAAATGGGTCAAAAGCCTTCTCTTAGCACCCATCAGGTCCAACCAAAAGTAAAGAAGACTCCTAACAAGGCTACCAATACTTGGACAAGGCCTAATCACCAACGTACAACACATGCAACTGGATCCAAAGTAAAATTAAGTAAGGGCATCAATATTGGAAAACGGGTTACTGTGGCTTCTTCGGGGACCCGGCACAATGTTCATCATCAGCAGCAAGGTGAGACAACAAATGGCACTGTGCAAAAGCGTCCTCGCCCAAACTCGTTGCAGAATTCACCAGTAGATAAGGATGGAGCATCGACGGCGGGTATGGTGCAAGTTTCGACGGAGAAAATTGGGCTGCAACTTGAGAGTCCATTAAAGGCAGGATCGTCGAAGACAGGGACATCAT CCTGGAATGTGAGGAGTGCGTCTAACAAGATGGCCCGTGTGCATTGCAAAAATTTG ttgggttttcattgtGTTGGTATTGAGGAAGCAGTAGGACACAGGAGTGGCATTTGGTTTCTATCTTCTATTGCTAATGCTTCTTGTGTGGTTATTGATCAAATTGACCAATGTATCACAGTGAAAGTGAGTGTGG GCCATAATAGACCATGGATGGtcgttggtgattttaatgagattgtgGCACCAGATGAGAGTACAggtgcttatttttcttctcacagAGCTAGTCTATTAGCTACTACTCTAGATGACTGTGAGCTCTTTGATCTTAAAGTGACTGGTAGGAGATATACTTGGTATAGAGCAGTTCAGGCTGGCAGGGACTTGGCTAAAAGGTTGGATAGAGATATAGTTAATGAGGCGTGGATGACAATGTTTCCTGAGGGTTATTCTGAAATTCTTAGCAGGCTTCattctgatcattgtcctatttTAGTTCATTGTCATGGTAGCCCCAGAGTGAAAGGTTCACGTCCTTTTAGGTTCCAAGCTGCGTGGGCAACACATCCTTCTTATAAACATGTTATTAGTAAGGCTTGGAATCAAGAGTTTGGAGGCGTTACCGAAAGGCTTAAGATGGTTCAACAGGCTTCTTTGGACTTCAACtcaaagatttttggaaatatttttgtgCGAAAAAATAAGCTGGAATATCATATTGATCAGATTCAACGGCCTTTGGAGGTTACCAATGTGTTATCTCTAAGAATTAAAGAAGCTGAACTGAGGGAAGATTACAATAGGCTTTTGTTGCAAGAGGAACTTTTTTGGTACCAGAAATCTAGAGAGCAGTGGGTCAAGTATGGGGATAGAAACActaaattctttcatcttcagactTTGGTACGTAGAAACCATAATAGAGTACATGGATTATATGTTAGAGATGGGTCTTGGTCTACTGATCCAGATATTCTCCAGGAAGAAGCCCTCTCTTTTTACAAGAATCTCTTTGGTACAACGGAAGAGGTTGAGGTTGATTGTTTAGGGGATGTTCCGATGCCCACTCTAAGCATTGAGACTTGTGCTAGGTTAATTGACCCTGTCTCTTTTGCGGAAGTCAAGTCAGCAGTATTCAGTATGAGCCCTTTTAAGGCTCCTGGTCCAGATGGCTTTCaagcttatttttttaaagaatattgggagatagtAGGCACTGAGATTTGGAATATTGTCCGGAGCGCTTTTTGGGAGAGTTCTTAA